The genomic interval ATCGCCAACAGCGCGGCGATCCTCGATATGCCCGAATCGTACTGCAATATGGTACGGGCAGGCATCATTCTCTACGGCCTCTTGCCATCCGATGAAGTATCGTGTGATATCGAGCTTCGTCCTGCGATGACGCTCAAAGCAGAAGTCATGTACCTCAAAGACGTTGCCGCGAATGTCGGTATCAGCTACGGACACGCGTTCCACACATCGCGTCCGAGCCGTATCGCCACTCTTCCTGTCGGCTATGCAGACGGCTGGTCGCGTCGATTGACGGGCAAAGCCGATGTGACGGTAAAAGGCGTCCGTGTACCGATCGTCGGTCG from Selenomonadales bacterium carries:
- the alr gene encoding alanine racemase, coding for IANSAAILDMPESYCNMVRAGIILYGLLPSDEVSCDIELRPAMTLKAEVMYLKDVAANVGISYGHAFHTSRPSRIATLPVGYADGWSRRLTGKADVTVKGVRVPIVGRICMDQCMVDVTDIDKVDIGEEVILFGAGGRTAEEVAEWLDTISYEVICMIGKRVPRQYIVTSGESK